Genomic segment of Anaerobacillus alkaliphilus:
TAGGGCACCTTATATTCCAGTACCAATTGAAAATGAGTATATAAAAAAAGAAAGCTTTTTGAATGGGTGGCTTGGGGATACCCGTCCACTTACCGGATCTGAAATAGGAAGTATATTTTACAATATCGTGACCAATACAGTTGGTAAAACGATGATGGATAGCTTTATTCAGGTGACTGAATCAAATGACATAAAAGATTACTTTAAAAAAGGTAAGCAAATTTCTCAGGATCATATTGATACTCTAGCAACAATATTAAAAAAAGAAGAACTCCCTGTAGTATCTACATGGAACGCTGGCATAACATCTTCTACAATAGCTCCATTTTCAGAAAAGTTAATGTTGAGCTTAGTGACGTTTTTAAATTCTCAAGGGATGAGTAATTACGGTATAGGCTTTGCCACTTCAATGAGAAAAGATGTTGGAGTTAAATTCAAAGCGTTAACAGCAGAAGTTGCAAAATTCGCTGAAGATGGGGTAACAATGCTGATCGAAAAGGGTTGGATGGAGGAGCCGCCACAGGCACCGAAAAAAAGTTAATTCCCCAAAAATTAGGGTGCTAACATGGGTAGCACCCTTTTCTTAAAGTGGAAATTTAAAACGTGCACTAATTCTGGCACTTCTTTATGAAGTGGAGGAGGAATTAACCAACCCTTTTCTTTTTGAAGTTTAAATAAGCGCAATCACCCTTCTCAATATAAAATGTACCACACATAATTACTACATCTTCACGAGTATAACCACTCATCTATTTACGGAATGAATTTCATACATAATACTAGTAAAGGCACTCACCAAGTTGGATCAGTTCTTTTCCTTCTATTTCTTAACTGGTATATAGATGTCCATTTGTTTGTTCTCTGAACTGTGACATCTTTCATCATATAATTCGAATTCCAGAGTTCCATGATGTTCATAGTCCGATTTTGGAAACCATTCAGAAAAGATTTTGTTCTAGGTGGACTGAATAGTAGAACTGAACGATCTTTCGTCTGACTTCGGAGTAGTGAAAACTGCATACTCTAACTCAGGAAAACTTACATAAACCATTCCCTCAGGTGCTGCCGTTCCCTCGTCTACTTCCTTTCCTATAACATAGACGAATTCACCTGTTTCAGCTTGGAAATTGGTACATATACCTAGCTCCTGGTTTTTATTGATGGGATTAGGAATATTGCAACCTAACTTTTTTTGCAAATACTGTTGCCAAAATTCAGGAATGTCATTGTTATTTTGCCCTTCTTGATTTCTTGTTTTAAGCTCATAGCCAATAATGTGAAATGCAGGTTTCGTAACTAATTTCGGTTCCATAGTACCTCCTAGAAAATGGGTTTTAGTTAGGGGAGCTTTTCCGATTAATGGCCCAGAAAATCTTTTGGCATCTCGGTATTGCCTTGGTGATATACCGTAGAATTTTTTGAATGCCCGATTAAACGATTCTTGATATTGAAAACCAACATCTAAGGCAATATCTATTACCTTTTCATCAGTATAGTATAAACGCTCAGCAGCAACTGTAAGTCGCCTTTTTCTGACGTAATCCATCACAGACAGCCCTACCATTGTCTGAAAAACCCGGTGATAATGGAAAGGAGAAAAGCAGGCAATCTCTGCTAATTCTATTAATGTAACTTGTCCATGTATATTCTCTTCAATATAATCAATGGTTCGTTGTATTCGGACTTCATAATCCACGCGATTTCACCTGCCCTACATTCACTATAACAGCCGTCTTTCATCTGTTCTTAACATTTTTTGCTAAAATTTGCTCCGAGAAATGATAATTCTGAGGTACTTGCATGTATGTGAAATATTATATCGACTTGATCATTTATCAATCTTAAAGGAACCATACATTTACTGTAATAAACTAGTTTTTAAACTACTATATAGAAAAATATACCAATCTATAGCTAGTTGTATTATAATACTAAAAATATCAGAAAGGAGAGGTTACGGTTGGAGAATTGTTTTATTTGTAATAAGCATGCTGGCTCAATTGAAACATCAGGGGTCACAATTTATGAAGATGAGTACGTATTTGTTGGTCACATTGATAAAAAAGGGGAACCAAATTATCTAGGTCATATCATGATTGATTTGAAACGTCATGTTCCAACACTTGGCGATATGAATATGGAAGAAGCAAAAGTGTTTGGAATGATGTTAGCGAGAGTTAGTAAAGCACTTCAAGAAACCGAGAAGGCGGAACATATCTACTCTTACGTTCTAGGAGATGCTGTACCGCATCTTCATCTTCACATCGTACCTCGTTATCCTAGTACACCAAAAGAATATTGGGGGCCAATGGCTGTCTATGACTGGGCGGATGCACCTATGGGAACTAATCATGAAGTTGTTGAGTTATGTCAGCGAATCAAACAGTATTTAGAGAATGATAGTTTATGTTAAAAGACTTTAGTTGGGTTGGGAGTGATGAAGATTTTATTGATCAGCCCAACTGCATTGAGATCGGAAGAGTGATTGTTGGTCGACATGGTGGAAGCTCTAGGGCTGGACAAACGAAGAATGAGGATGGATGTCTAGTATGGGTAGATAAAGATTGGGAGTTTGCGATGATCCTAGATGCCCATACCACAGCCGAAAGTGCTGAAGCAGTTGTAAAACAAATAGAGGCTAATGAACAACTAATAAAAAGCATTTTATCGCTACCATTCGCTTCATCGAGTTTTAAGAAACTCGAAAGTACAATGGTAGGTATTTTTCAAAATGAGCATTTCCTTTCTAAATGTGAAAATATAAAAGGAGAAACTTCCTGCTTAATCGTAGTAAGAAAAGAAAAGTTTCTTTGGTGGTTTTCAATTGGTGACTGCATCCTTTTCTTGTTTCATCACGAATTAGCAACCTTAGGACAGTATCAGCTGAATCAAAGGCAATTCTATGAATGGGTGGGGAAGGAAAATACGTTCCGAAAGCTAGTTCCCTGCTACAGTAGTGGAACAAGAGAATTAAGAAAAGGAAGTAATCACTTCTTGTTAGCGACTGACGGATTAGTTGAGTGTCCGAACAGTCAATTTGTTAATCCAGTAGAAATTGCTAATACGATTAAAAAAACTTGTCATTACGAAGGAATTCAGTCGTTATTGCTTGAAGTGGAGAACAAAAATGGTAAAGATAGTACAACAATTATTTCTTGGAAGGTGACTATTTTAGAAGAAGGTAGCATGCCTAGTAAAGGAGAATGATTATGATCAGATATCCAGCTTTAAATCAAGCGATAACAATAGGGGTGACTGCACCTTCCTCGGGGGTACCGACTGAACTGCATCAGGTGTTAAAAGAAGCATGTACTCGTATGGTGGAGCAGGGTTATCGCATCGAATGTGGCGAAACCGTTTGGACGCAGGAAAAGGCAAAGTCAGCGCCTGCTAAGAAACGGGCAGATGAATTTAATAACATGATGAAAAAAGATGAAATTCAAATGATCATTCCACCATGGGGTGGCGAACTTCTAATTGAGATATTAGAACATATCGACTTTGAAAATATGAAAGAAAAATGGATCCTGGGGTACTCTGATGTAAGTTTGTTGTTATTAGCGATTACATTAAAAACTGGAATAGCGACAGCACATGGAACAAATTTAGTAGATTTACGTGGTAATTATAGCGACGAAACGACTGCAATGTGGAAGTCAGTGTTGCAGACGCCTACTGGATCTTCAATTGTTCAGTATTCCTCTGAGAAGTATCAGAAGGAGTGGCAGCATGATCATCCATCCCCATGTGTGTTTCATTTAACAGAAGAGACGAACTGGAAATCAGTTTCCGATAAAAAAGTGCTGATGAGTGGACGTTTACTTGGTGGGTGCGTTGATGTTATTAGACATTTGATTGGTACGCCATATGGGGACGTTCGTTTCTTTAGTAAAAATTATATTAAAGAAGAGCCTATCCTATGGTATTTTGAGAATTGTGAACTATCAACGACGGATTTACGAAGAACTCTCGTCCAAATGAAATTGGCGGGGTGGTTTGAAAATTGTTCAGGAATTATGTTCGGAAGAAGTGATGTTAATACTTCAGTTGGTGGCTATGAAATCGAGGACGTTTACCAAGAGCTGTTCGAAGAGCTTCAAATTCCAATTATTTATGATATTGATTGTGGTCATGTCCCACCACAACTAACACTTATTAATGGTGCTTTTGCAAAAGTGGAAGTAGAAAACGGGAAAGGGACGGTACTTCAATATTTTACAGAGTAAAATAGTTTTGAATATCCTATGGCACCTTATATTGTAACAAAGAACACCCTCAGCTAGGTGGCTGAAGGTGTTTTGTTTTACGCTTCGCTTAATTCTGAAATTGAAACGCTTTGTTTATTATTTGGCTCATTTAAAGGATGAATCGTAGCTAGTCCGCTACTACGATCAACATGTTCAATGTAAACCTCTTGACCGTTATATTCGACAGATTTCATGTTTGGTGAAGAAGAAATTTCTTGCGCGCGTTGGGCGTCCATTTTCGCACCTCCTTTTTATAATTCCTACGTTTTACTATTTGTAGGGAGAGGAGTAGTTATGCATTTTTTTGGAAAAATAACCGTTGTAGAATAAGTGGAGAATTGCATAAGCACACCACATTAGATGGGAGAAATCCTTATGGAAATTAGAACCGTATGTAATTGGGACGAGGAGCTTTGGCAGGATGTGAGTCCCCTTTATTTTGAAGCATTTGGTGATAAGAGTGCTAAGCCCGTTAAGATCATTAAAAATATGTTTGCCCAAGGCATTGCAGAACTTCATGTGGGGTACAACAAGTCGGTGGCAGTGGTTATGGCGCTTACAGGAAAGCTTGTTTCTGATGGCGTTATGATTATTGACTATCTGGCGGTATCTGAGAAAGAGCAAGGTCAAGGACTTGGCAAACACTTTGTTGAGTACCTTGGACAGAAAGCAATTGCTGATGGGTACCAGAAAATTATTATTGAGACCGAGTCAGAGGAGACACTAGAAAATAAAAGGCGTATTCAATTTTGGCAATCTTGCGGTTTTATTCTTACAAAATATGTTCATCGATATATCTGGGTTCCGGAAACCTATCATGCCATGTATTTGCCTCTCGGAACTAATACGAATAAGGTAAGTGGAGAAGATTTGTTTGTATCTATTAATACCTTTCACCGGCTGTCGTTTCGTGGAGGTGGGAAGTAGGAAGTGCCAATCTTTTCGAACAGCTAGTTCTAAAGTGAAATTATGATGTGGGATCGAATGAAAAGCACGATATAAATAGATGGAGGAATGAAGAGTGGGTATACTGAAACAAAGGATTTTACAAGCATTGAGCTTAACTTATGACTTTTATAATCACATGGATGAAGGCTGTTTAGCACTAAGAATATCAGATGTACCCTCAAATACAATAGGAGAACAAGCATATTGTATTATTGGAGCAAGAGAAAGCTATTTAAATGCTTTGAAAATTGGTAAATGGGCTGGTTTTACTTGTAGTCTAAATAATAGTGATATTAAAAATTTAATCATTAACAAATTGGAAGAAACCTACACAAACTTAGAGAGATTTTTTCAAGATAATAGTGTAGAAGAAATAAATAGTGAGTTGTTACTAGATCTTTTAGAACATGAGGTTCAGCATCACGGTCAGTTAATTCGCTATGCTTATGCTAATAAAATAGATTTCCCCAAAAGTTGGAATGTCCGTTATACCGTATAAATTAGTTACTAGGATTTTCGAAACTTACAAGATGTCAAAAAAGGATCGAAATACGATAACGGGTTCGGTTGCCTATCTCAAACAAAGGAAATGTAGTAATTTGCCTATCAAATTGTTAGTTAATTTGGTAGGCAATTTTTATTGATATAAAAGGATTTATCCTAAATTATTAGTGTTATTTTAATTTGGTGTAGATGAATTTGCGTATGTATATTCAGCAGTATACATACGCAAAAAGGGTACAAATCAATGTACAGTTTAACTAAAATATATCTTTCCAATTCTCGATTTGAACAACAAACTTATAAAAAGCTCACAAGGAAACTGGTATTTTATGTTAAAATAATTTAGGGATTAAAATCAAGTTTGTGAAGAAGTGTACTTACGCTAACGAGCAGAATACTTGAAGAAGGTTATCTGTTTTTATAAAGATATGCCAAAGTGACAAATAGGAGGTTAGATGAATTGAATAGAGAAAAACTCACTGAGTATTTTTTGAAAAACTTTCCTGAGTATGAAGCAACACTTAAAGAACACTTAGATGATTACGGCGAATTGTTAGCCCATGTTTTTTACGGAGACACTATTTGTGTAAAATTAATTGAATTGCTAAAAGATGATACAGATAATGAAGAAGAAATAAAAAAAATATTTCTGTTATTAGAAAAAATGGCGGTAGAAGGAGATATAGATGTTAAAGAAGTTCTGCAAGTATCAATATTAGAAGTCCTTGGAGACGATAAGGACTTATTAGAAAAATCATATAAATATATGGGGGATAAAACCAATATTGCTTCTGATGAAATAGAAAGATTTTGGGGAAGGAAGTAATAAGAAATGTAGCAATTTACCTTCAGTTCCATCATTATTGAGTAGATAAAAATAAGCCCTTATAATAAGGAAATAACAAATAATGGAGTTGTTCTTATGGAGATAGTCGGAAAAACACCACATTTTATGGTGAAAAATTTTGATTTAGGATACTCAGAATTAGTAAAGTTTCTACGTTGTTTTACAAATAGTGTGGAGGATTTGTTATTTCCTTATTTTGAAGTGAACCTGGAAAATGAAGAAAAAGAATGGAAGGATTTCATCCAGGATAGGGCAGTATGTAAAAGTGATTTTTGGTCATTTCAAGGTGCGACACATAAAAATATTTATTGGTATAGACCTAAAACTGAACAGGAATTAATGAAAATAATAAAAAATGATGGGATGAACTTTATAACTTATATTACCCCAAATGGGAACGATATTGAAAAACATGAGTACTTGATTTATGAGGTGGAACACGTTACTGATGACGATAGTAATAAGGAATATACAGCAATGTTTATAGACGAAAGGAATACAGGTAGTTTTGTAGAGAGAGTTTTGCCGAAACTTAGAAACAATTTTAGTTCATTACAAATTGATTAGTTGTTGTGCTAACGGATGCTTGTGCGGCCGAGCCTAGGTCGTATCATATAACGGGTGGGATTCCCGTCGAGTAAGAACTAGCCATTCGCTCGTAGCGAGTCTTGGAGGGCTAAAGGTAACTTTAGTCTTTAAGCGTAGACAGTTAGATGGCGGGCCGAAAGCCAAGCGGTTGAAGGGATTGAGCTCCATAATGTTAGTTATTCGAGAGGGTTGATGCCTTAAGCATAGCAGAAAACTACATTCTATCCTTCGTAAAAGGCGAGAAGGATAAGCCTCTCTGGAGTCAGAGACCTTGGCACGTCATACATTGATATGGTACGGCAACTCGGGAGACCCTACCGGTCTTTTCTTTATATAGAAGAGTATGGTGTACAAGCGATAACAAGCAAGGAAACCAAATGCCGTGTAGGGAGTCGGATAGCAGCGTAGTACTAATGAAGTTGGGTAATGCCGATGGAGGGAAGGCTAGCTACCAGTTATCACCCTTACTAGGGACACATTTACTACACACAGAGGTAGGGATATTAAATGGAAACTGAACTACTAAGGATAGCAGAATTAGCAAAATCTGATCCTAAAATGAAGTTTACATCACTTGCACATTTACTAAATGAGCAATCACTAGTTCGATGCCATCATGAATTGCCTAATAAGAAGGCTCCTGGGATCAACGGTACCACTAAAGAGCAATACCATGAAAACCTAAAAGAAAACATAGAGGATTTAGTTGGTAGACTTAAAAGCAAAAGCTATCGTCCTGTACCCGTAAGAAGGATGTACATTCCCAAGCTCAATTCAAATAAGAAAAGACCGTTGGGAATACCGGAACATGAAGATAAGATTGTTCAAAGAGGGATTACGAAGATACTAAACACTATCTATGAAAATGATTTTCTAGACTGCTCTTTTGGGTTCCGTCCTAATCGTAATTGCCATGATGCTTTGAAAATACTGAACCACTATATCGAAAAGAGATCAGTAAACTATGTAGTAGATGTAGATATTAAAGGGTTCTTTGACAACGTTGATCACAAATGGATGATGGAGTTCTTAAAACTGAGAATAGCTGACCCTAATTTACTAAGAGTAATTGGTAGATTTCTTAAAGGTGGATATATGGAGGAAGGGAAGAAATACAAGACTAATAGTGGTACACCGCAAGGTGGGGTCATTTCGCCAATATTAGCCAATGTGTATCTCCACTATGTTCTCGACCTTTGGTTTGAGAAAAGGGTTAGACAACAGTGTAAAGGGCAAGCATACATTGTGAGGTACGCAGATGACTTTGTTTGTTGTTTTCAATATAAGAGCGAAGCTCAAGAATTCTTCCATTCACTTGTGGCAAGATTGAAGAAGTTCAATCTAGAAGTAGCCGAGGATAAAACTAAGATTATACCCTTCGGGCGTTATGCAGAGAAAGATGCAATCCAGAAGGGAAATAGTAAACCTGCAACCTTTGATTTCCTAGGTTTTACACATTATTGTGGTAAAAGTAAACAAGATAAATTTCGTGTGAAACGGAAAACAAGCAGGAAGAAGATCCAGAGCAAACTTAAAGAAACAAAAGAATGGTTGAAGTCTAATAGAAACAAAGATATTCATATGATTATGGATAGATTTAGACGCTCTCTTGTGGGATATTACAACTACTATTGCATCACAGATAATACCCCGAGTGTAAACAAATTCAGAGATAAAATCGGGTATCTATTGTTTAAATGGCTCAACAGAAGAAGTCAAAGAAAATCTTTTACCTGGGAAAAATTCAGACTCTTTCTTACTAAACGTCCATTACCTTATGCCAAAGTTAAGGTCAACATCTATGACTTAAGAAAAGAGATTAGCTATATTATGTAAATGGTAACTAGGAGGAGCCGTGTGCATTAATAGTGCAAGCACGGTTCTGTGAGGGGGGAGATCACAATCTACCGAAAGGTAGAGAGGTTCTCTTCTACTCGACTAGTGGAACAGGCTGTAACAGCCGTTGTGTACGAGCGAACAGTTTAGTTTAGGGGAGGGATAATTTGTTATATGTAATTTTTTCTATAGAAATTCCCGATGAAATTTTTCTCTTTTTTATGATTTTTTTATTTATAATTTATGTGATTTATCGTTTTATGAAAAGAAATATCCAATGTGTGAATTGTGAACAGCAATTTGCGAAAAAAGACATTAGGAGTCCTTTTAGTAAAAAATCGACATTATGTAAAACCTGTGGAACAGAGCATCAGTTAGAAAAGAAATTTATGGATATTATGTTTATTATTTTATTTATTAATTTACCTGGCGTATATGTAATTCCATTATTTGATTTAGATAGATTTTTTAACTTTTGGGTTTCAATGTTAAGTTCATTATTGATATTTTTTACAATACTTTATTTCTTTCCTTTTTCAATTAAGAAGAAATCGATGTGATTCCAGCCAACGTAGAGTACCACGATTGACGTTCTTTAAGTAACGATAAGCTTTAGTGGAACAAGCGATTACAACGTTTGTGTCGCTAAAGGGGAGATTAACGAATGAAGAAGTTGTCTTGAGATAACTACTGTTGCTGATTGGAAGTGACCTATTGAAAACTATAAAACGTTTATCTATTCTAGGACTATTTTACGTCATGTTATTTGCTTTAGGATTTAGTCTTTTGGAAAATTTAGAAAGTAAAAAAGTCTATCCATTTGAACACGTACAAGTAGGATTTTATAGTAGCGTAAAAATGGGTTTTATTATTTTCCTTATCATCTATTTACCTATAACAATAGTGACAGACCTGCTATCAACAGATAAGAAATATAAGATATTTTGGGGAATTTTAAAGACACCATTTTTTAGTATCTTGGGTGTTGTTATCGGACAATTAATCTTTTATATGACATACCCAGAATGGGTAGAACTAAGTGGTTATATATTAAATAAAGAGACCGCACTAATTATTTTTGGATTAGTAGGATTTATATACTCCCTAATTACCATTATTTATAAAAAAAAGTTTTAGGAGAGCTTTAGCCGAACAATCTGATGCTCCTGTTGTGGTACTAACTACGAGCGTTTATTCAGGAAGGAATAAACGTCTTTTTATGGAGTTTAATTACAAGAGAGCAATTTAACACAATAAGAAAGGAGAAATAAATGAAATATTCCTTTTATGGTACAGTAGGTTTATTGTTAATTTTTATTCTCTTAACTATTTTAAATTATGATGGGTTTGCAATTATTAAAGGTTTTGTTGAATGGGCAACTCGAAACATTCTACCTTGGATTGCGTTATATTGGTTTATACGATTTGTCACGAGCAACAAAGAATAGAAGCCTCCTCAAGTAACTGGGTGCGTTAATTGAAGAAGCAATTGAAAATAAATACAAGGAATAGACCAGTTTCCAGAACTGGTCCATTCCTTGTATTTGCTAAATTGCACCCGCAATATGCATTACAATTTGGCGTGTATTTTATTGGATAAATTTAACGATAGTTAACGAAACCTGGTAGAAAAATCATCCTTTTTCTTGTTCGCTTTGCACTTCAAAGCTTGCACCCTTTAACTATTTTTAAGGTTTGAACTTAAGCTTCATGTAACTGATCAATTTGAGTTTTAGTTGACACCTTTAAAATTAGGAAAATTAACGAAAGACTAGATAGAAGTACAATAATTCCAAATACGATAAGTATATGATTTACAGCATAGTAATTAATGATAAAAGAGCCGAATAGTGTTCCGATCGGGACAACGGTTAATAAAATCGTTGAGACTAGTCCCATGACGCGGCCCATTTTATCCTTAGGAATGATCGTTTGATAAAGGGTTCCTATACCAGTACTAGCTAAGGCGACACCTAATCCGAGGATGATCGATGATACTATCGCAATTACAAACGTAGGGATCGTACCTAATAAAAGTAGAGAGACACCTTCAAGAGATAAACCGATGACCACCATTTTATATTTGTCTTTAAATACTTGTAAAAAGATCAAGAAAACTCCGACAATAGCTCCAACGGAAATAGATGTGTTGATTATTCCAAACCCAGTGGAACCTACTTGAAGGATGTCATTACTTAAAATGGTTATGAATACCTGAAGCGGTGCTAGAAAGAAATTAATAATGACACCACCAACAAATACAAGATAAAGTAGCTGAGTATTTGTTAATAGGTAAGTAAAACCTTCTTTAAAACGTTTGTTGAAACCCTTATTTTCTGTATCCAAATTCACGTTTGGAATTGAAATCCAAAACTCGGTAAAAGCAGAGAATAAGTATGAAATACCATTTATCACAAGTAGTACCCAAATATCAGTGATGCCAATGAGAATACCTGCTAATACCGGTCCTATTATATTACTCATTTGCATGCTAAACTGATTTAAGGAGTTGGCTTTTGGCAGTTGTTCTTCTTCCACGATCAGGGGAATTGACGCCTGAATGGCTGGTGTGAAAAAGGCTGTTATTCCAGAAGATAGCGCAATAAGTCCATATAAGCCTACCAAAGGCAAATGACCGGTAAACAAGAAAGCCGCAATTACGAGCATTAAAAGACCATTCAGGAAATCACTGGCTACAATGATGTGTTTTTTATAATTCAGATCTGCAAATGTACCTGCGATTGGTTGTATGAAGATCATTGGAATTGTAAAACAAATTAAGCTAATACCGAGTGCTAGTGAAGATCCTGTTGAGGTATAGATATACCACATAAGGGCGATTTGTAGAAAGCGATCCCCTAATTTAGATACGGTCTGACCACCCCAGAGTAGTACGAAATTTTTATTTTTCCACAATGAAGTTCTCATTTCATTTGTTACTCCTTACATGATTTATTAGTCAGTCAAAAATGTAGACATTGACTCTAGTGTAGCTTTTATTAAGTCTTTATTTACTGTATAAAGGTTCTTTTTCTCTTGTTTGGTAATTGAAAGGAACCCTTGGGAAGATAGTATTGAGACATGATGAGAGATCGTCGAATTAGAGAGTCCTAATTTATGGGCAAGTTCATATCCCGAACATGGTGTTGAATTTAGGATCTTAATCATCTTCATTCGATTTTCATCGGCTAAAGCCTTGAATCTCTCGTATAGTTTCTCTTCATTCAGTTTTTCATGAAGATTAATGTGAATGGACCGAACGCCATAAACGAAAAACAGTTGTTGAGATTCGTCCTGATAGGAAGTACAAGAGCTACTGTCGTAAAAGTATGAAGGAATGAAAATGATTTTCTCTTGGTTGTAGTCGTAATCGATTCTTAATAACTTGGCGATTTTTTGCTGCGGATCATCTATTAATTCACTCTCTAACTCAAGTAGGCTATCATAATGAATTTGCGTTAAAAGTTCCAGTTCAGGAAGAAAGTATTGAAGATAAAATCCTTCAATTAACTGTACTAAACGTTTTTTACTATCCTCTGCATTCGCACACAAGTAGGTTAGCTTCCATTTCTCTACTTCAGGAAAATTCATTTCTTTGATGAAAGGTGCTAGTGTCGCAGGATCTTCTACGTGCGTTGGTATTTTTCGTTGGGTGCCGTATCCTGAGTGTGTAAACATCGTAATTAATTCTAGTGGAGACATGTTTTTTAAATAGGATAAAAAGTCTTCAATTTCTTCGGCTTGTTCCGAAATTATTGTATTAGGGATAAGGGTTAATCCAAAGAAACTTTCAAAACTGAAAAATACCTCAAGTTCCGACTTCATTTCTGGTGTTAATGAAGATCTTGTTTTCTTTACCCACTTTTCTAACTCTATCGGAACGTTATCACTATCATTACTGAGCTTTTCGTGACAATTGGTCCGAAACATTGCTGCAAGAAGTTCAATTGCAGGGGAGATAAGGACACTTACAGACGGATGGATTTCCTTTAGCATTTAATTACCTCATTTCGAAGTTCATGAAATTGATATTTTCAAAAATATCGTACCACTTATTTCGAAATTGTTCAATGTGTCATTTCGGAATTTTTCGAATTCAAATAAATTGTGTTGTATAAATGGAGAGCGTGCTCGAAAAAAAGGGTATACTTGAGATGTTAGAATATTGTTTGGGGGAAATGTTATGAACTATATGTTAGATCACGTAGGAGTAGCCGTAAGAAGAATTGACGACGCTCTGCCTTTCTATCTGGATGTACTGAATGGGGTATTAGAGGATCGTTATACAAGCGAAGCACCAGGCGTTGAGGTGCATGTTGCTGTTGTCAAAACTGAGGATAAAATCATTGAATTACTAGAGCCGACAAACAAGAACTCACCAATTGCTCGGTTTCTTAAACAACGAGGCAAAGGGGTGCATCATCTTGCGTATCGAGTTGACGATTTGGACAAAGCGATACTAGAGGCAAAAAATAAAGGAGTTAGGTTTCTAGAAGACACTCTGCGAGTCAATGCACGGGGAAGAAGACTTATTTATATAAATCCGATCTCAACAGACGGTACGTTAATTGAACTTTGTGAGTATCCGAATAGGTAAGATTAGTATTAATACGATTACTTAGCAATAAGGCAAGTATAGAGGCTATACTTGTTTTTTTATTTTAGTAAAAGGAAATTAATGTTAAAATTAATGTAGAAAATGAGGTTCGTAGATTTATAAGGAGTTGATATATTTGAACTGGCTACTGTTGA
This window contains:
- a CDS encoding MFS transporter; this translates as MRTSLWKNKNFVLLWGGQTVSKLGDRFLQIALMWYIYTSTGSSLALGISLICFTIPMIFIQPIAGTFADLNYKKHIIVASDFLNGLLMLVIAAFLFTGHLPLVGLYGLIALSSGITAFFTPAIQASIPLIVEEEQLPKANSLNQFSMQMSNIIGPVLAGILIGITDIWVLLVINGISYLFSAFTEFWISIPNVNLDTENKGFNKRFKEGFTYLLTNTQLLYLVFVGGVIINFFLAPLQVFITILSNDILQVGSTGFGIINTSISVGAIVGVFLIFLQVFKDKYKMVVIGLSLEGVSLLLLGTIPTFVIAIVSSIILGLGVALASTGIGTLYQTIIPKDKMGRVMGLVSTILLTVVPIGTLFGSFIINYYAVNHILIVFGIIVLLSSLSLIFLILKVSTKTQIDQLHEA
- a CDS encoding ArsR/SmtB family transcription factor — encoded protein: MLKEIHPSVSVLISPAIELLAAMFRTNCHEKLSNDSDNVPIELEKWVKKTRSSLTPEMKSELEVFFSFESFFGLTLIPNTIISEQAEEIEDFLSYLKNMSPLELITMFTHSGYGTQRKIPTHVEDPATLAPFIKEMNFPEVEKWKLTYLCANAEDSKKRLVQLIEGFYLQYFLPELELLTQIHYDSLLELESELIDDPQQKIAKLLRIDYDYNQEKIIFIPSYFYDSSSCTSYQDESQQLFFVYGVRSIHINLHEKLNEEKLYERFKALADENRMKMIKILNSTPCSGYELAHKLGLSNSTISHHVSILSSQGFLSITKQEKKNLYTVNKDLIKATLESMSTFLTD
- the mce gene encoding methylmalonyl-CoA epimerase, translated to MNYMLDHVGVAVRRIDDALPFYLDVLNGVLEDRYTSEAPGVEVHVAVVKTEDKIIELLEPTNKNSPIARFLKQRGKGVHHLAYRVDDLDKAILEAKNKGVRFLEDTLRVNARGRRLIYINPISTDGTLIELCEYPNR